The Etheostoma spectabile isolate EspeVRDwgs_2016 chromosome 1, UIUC_Espe_1.0, whole genome shotgun sequence genome has a segment encoding these proteins:
- the mvda gene encoding diphosphomevalonate decarboxylase produces MDKSNTVTCTAPVNIAVIKYWGKRDEELILPINSSLSVTLHQDQLKTTTTVATSRSFQEDRIWLNGKEEDITHPRLQSCLREIRRLARKRSNDRDLALDSTCLSHKVHICSVNNFPTAAGLASSAAGFACLVYTLARVFGVEGELSAIARQGSGSACRSMYGGFVQWIMGQKDDGKDSLAQQVEPETHWPELRVLVLVASAERKPVGSTSGMQTSVQTSCLLKHRAESVVPGRMAEMIEAVQRKDFAAFAELTMKDSNQFHATCLDTYPPIFYLNSVSQQVINLVHRYNRHYGETRLAYTFDAGPNAVIYTLQQHVPEFVQAVEHFFPPETNRGQFIKGLPVNRVALSEELKQAIGLEPMPKGISYIISTKAGPGPRVVEDPTQHLLGSDGLPKKIM; encoded by the exons ATGGACAAGTCAAACACAGTTACTTGCACCGCTCCTGTGAACATAGCTGTCATCAAATACT ggggaaagagagatgaaGAATTGATTCTACCCATTAACTCATCGTTGAGCGTCACATTGCATCAAGACCAG CTGAAAACAACTACAACAGTTGCAACCAGCAGATCATTTCAGGAAGATCGAATATGGCTAAATGGCAAAGAGGAGGACATAACCCATCCTAGACTACAGTCCTGTCTGAGAGAGA TTCGACGACTGGCAAGAAAGAGAAGTAATGACAGGGACCTCGCTTTGGATTCAACTTGTTTGTCTCACAAAGTCCACATCTGCTCTGTAAACAACTTCCCCACTGCTGCCGGGCTCGCCTCTTCAGCCGCTGGATTCGCTTGTCTAG TTTACACTCTGGCTCGGGTGTTTGGCGTAGAAGGGGAGTTGTCTGCCATTGCTCGGCAAGGCTCAGGCAGCGCATGCCGTAGTATGTATGGAGGGTTTGTCCAATGGATCATGGGACAGAAAGACGATGGCAAGGACAGTCTAGCCCAGCAGGTGGAGCCGGAGACTCATTGGCCCGAGCTCAGAGTCCTTGTACTAGTG GCCAGTGCTGAGAGGAAGCCAGTGGGCAGCACCTCTGGGATGCAAACCAGTGTACAAACAAGCTGTCTCTTAAAG CACCGTGCCGAGTCTGTCGTCCCAGGCCGCATGGCAGAGATGATTGAAGCGGTACAAAGAAAGGACTTTGCTGCATTTGCTGAACTAACCATGAAGGACAGTAACCAGTTCCATGCAACCTGCCTTGACACATACCCTCCCATCTTCTACCTCAACAGTGTGTCTCAACAGGTTATCAATTTGGTGCATCGGTATAACAGACACTACGGGGAGACAAGG TTGGCCTACACATTTGATGCAGGACCAAACGCTGTGATCTACACTCTACAGCAGCATGTTCCTGAATTTGTTCAGGCAGTTGAACATTTCTTCCCCCcagagacaaacagaggacA GTTTATTAAGGGTCTTCCAGTTAACCGTGTTGCTCTTTCTGAGGAACTGAAACAGGCAATTGGTCTAGAGCCCATGCCAAAGGGAATAAGCTACATTATTAGTACCAag GCTGGACCAGGCCCTCGTGTTGTGGAGGATCCCACTCAGCATCTACTTGGATCTGATGGGCTGCCCAAGAAAATTATGTGA
- the uraha gene encoding 5-hydroxyisourate hydrolase isoform X2, giving the protein MAGSPSPLTIHVLNTAMGVPGSNMALSLYRQDPSTNAWSLITTGTTNADGRCPGLITKQIFTSGVYRMRFETAQYWESIGETCFYPYVEIAFTINDPGQKYHVPLLLSRFSYSTYRGS; this is encoded by the exons ATGGCAGGCTCACCTAGTCCTCTGACCATCCATGTGCTGAACACTGCAATGGGTGTCCCTGGCTCAAACATGGCCCTCAGTCTCTATCGACAAGACCCCTCCACTAATGCCTGGAGTTTGATAACCACTGG GACCACTAATGCTGATGGACGTTGCCCAGGACTCatcacaaaacaaatatttacttCTGGTGTGTACAGAATGCGTTTTGAGACTGCTCAGTACTGGGAGAGTATAGGGGAGACCTGCTTTTACCCGTATGTTGAG ATTGCCTTCACTATAAATGACCCAGGCCAAAAGTACCACGTCCCTCTACTCCTGAGTCGTTTCtcttacagtacatacagagGGAGCTAA
- the pdcd5 gene encoding programmed cell death protein 5 encodes MADDELDVIRRQRMAELQAKHGDAANNQQQGEEAKQRETDMRNSILAQVLDQSARARLNNLALVKPEKAKAVENYLIQMARFGKLGAKISESGLIEILEKVSQQTDKKTTVKFNRRKVMDSDDEEDY; translated from the exons ATGGCAGACGACGAATTAGATGTAATTAGGCGGCAAAGAATGGCGGAGCTACAGGCAAAGCACGGG gatgctgcaaataaTCAGCAGCAAGGAGAGGAGGCCAAGCAGAG GGAAACAGACATGAGGAACTCTATACTGGCTCAAGTTCTCGACCAGTCTGCCCGTGCCAGGT tgaacAATCTTGCTTTGGTGAAGCCGGAGAAAGCCAAAGCAGTTGAAAACTATCTCATTCAAATGGCTCGATTTGGAAAATTGGGagcaaag ATTTCGGAATCAGGCTTGATCGAGATTCTAGAAAAAGTCAGTCAGCAAACAGACAAGAAGACGACTGTCAAA TTCAACAGGCGGAAGGTGATGGACTCAGATGATGAGGAGGATTACTAA
- the cyba gene encoding cytochrome b-245 light chain, with protein sequence MGKIEWAMWANEQALASGLILLAGGIVGVAGQFRGWQFAAYAVAAGVFVCLLEYPRSKRAKGTSVERTGQYCFTVCVKSFGPLTRNYYVRAFLHAAICVPGGFMLATVLGCVCLGIASLIYLAAAIRGEHWEPILPQKETTRKTDPISVRNPPEMPPPRPPPEVRRKRVDDLEGAAYDNPIPVNDK encoded by the exons ATGGGGAAAATAGAGTGGGCGATGTGGGCCAATGAGCAGGCTCTGGCTTCAGGACTTA TTCTCCTCGCTGGAGGCATTGTGGGGGTGGCTGGACAGTTCAGAGGCTGGCAGTTTGCTGCTTATGCTGT TGCTGctggggtgtttgtgtgtctacTTGAGTACCCTAGAAGCAAGAGGGCCAAGGGCACAAGTGTAGAGAGAAC gGGCCAGTACTGCTTCACCGTGTGTGTGAAATCCTTTGGGCCATTGACAAGAAACTATTACGTTAGAGCTTTTTTACATGCCGC AATCTGTGTACCTGGAGGTTTTATGCTTGCAACTGTCCTCGGATGTGTCTGCCTCGGCATTGCTAGCCTCATCTATCTTGCA GCAGCTATCCGAGGTGAACACTGGGAACCTATTCTTCCACAGAAGGAGACAACTCGAAAGACGGACCCAATCAGCGTGAGGAATCCCCCGGAGATGCCACCACCGAGACCTCCTCCTGAGGTGCGCAGGAAACGGGTAGACGACCTGGAGGGAGCAGCCTATGACAACCCAATCCCTGTTAACGACAAATGA
- the uraha gene encoding 5-hydroxyisourate hydrolase isoform X1: MSAYRVHQLKGHIVCENKIPAMAGSPSPLTIHVLNTAMGVPGSNMALSLYRQDPSTNAWSLITTGTTNADGRCPGLITKQIFTSGVYRMRFETAQYWESIGETCFYPYVEIAFTINDPGQKYHVPLLLSRFSYSTYRGS; encoded by the exons ATGAGTGCATACAGGGTGCATCAACTCAAGGGTCATATTGTGTGTGAAAATAAG ATCCCGGCAATGGCAGGCTCACCTAGTCCTCTGACCATCCATGTGCTGAACACTGCAATGGGTGTCCCTGGCTCAAACATGGCCCTCAGTCTCTATCGACAAGACCCCTCCACTAATGCCTGGAGTTTGATAACCACTGG GACCACTAATGCTGATGGACGTTGCCCAGGACTCatcacaaaacaaatatttacttCTGGTGTGTACAGAATGCGTTTTGAGACTGCTCAGTACTGGGAGAGTATAGGGGAGACCTGCTTTTACCCGTATGTTGAG ATTGCCTTCACTATAAATGACCCAGGCCAAAAGTACCACGTCCCTCTACTCCTGAGTCGTTTCtcttacagtacatacagagGGAGCTAA